Proteins encoded by one window of Nocardia goodfellowii:
- a CDS encoding winged helix-turn-helix transcriptional regulator, translating into MTVGSQVPQQVWHGVSDAFNGACPAREVLEHITGRWGILILTALGAGSLRFSELHAMIGGISEKMLSQTLRMLVRDGLVARTVEPTTPPKVRYELTELGHGLTESLRPFLGWIQRHTVDVVIAQQNYDREAD; encoded by the coding sequence ATGACGGTAGGTTCCCAAGTCCCGCAGCAGGTTTGGCACGGGGTGAGTGACGCATTCAACGGTGCGTGCCCGGCCCGCGAAGTGCTCGAGCACATCACCGGACGCTGGGGCATCCTTATCCTGACCGCACTGGGTGCCGGGTCGCTGCGGTTCTCCGAGCTGCACGCCATGATCGGCGGCATCAGCGAGAAGATGCTGTCGCAAACGCTGCGGATGCTGGTCCGGGACGGACTGGTCGCACGGACCGTCGAGCCCACGACACCGCCGAAAGTGCGCTATGAGCTCACCGAACTCGGCCACGGGCTCACCGAATCGCTGCGACCGTTCCTGGGCTGGATCCAGCGGCACACGGTCGATGTCGTGATCGCTCAGCAAAACTACGATCGCGAGGCCGATTGA